In one window of Zhongshania aliphaticivorans DNA:
- a CDS encoding penicillin-binding protein activator: protein MTAQTNNGETMITRTFILLIVAISLASCGSTPTKPLKSRQSSSEKYTIRPRPNVSPQQEFNAATVNIDTAEQWLANAKTMDTQDSAELLLRAAEVLLREGELARADDVVGELISPELNPDQALRLALIRARVLRGHAEFQQALAELSDSIVEKAVLDAPIRRQMQYSQLRASLYEIEGDHLSAARERIFIDPLLSPSQQPFNRESIWASLMQIPTTVLANNINSATNKDYIGWLELASIAKDNQNNIEAQVQQRDTWLRNWPKHPAHDSLPGGLDKLNDLIIERPSQVALILPVTGRLAAYGKAIRDGFFAAYYDTLTQGGNVPQINQYDSNTDDINSLYQAAINKGNKLIIGPLEKENLSALASRHTNSMTVPTLALNRIDGQNFPSGLYQFGLNPEEEAEQIAEIAAKKGYVRALILSPEGAWGQKVANAFAERWRNLNGKIVANQTFDTTKNNYSEQIKSTLQIDRSQQRLKRLQQIIGIRPDYEPYRRSDVDFIFLLARPNEGRAIKPLLAYHYAGDIPVYATSHIYRGNNAPGKDQDINGVRFIDIPWIFDENSTIRQDISAGIPSSPRYERMYALGVDSFRLHLRLKQLQNGASGQVFGETGTLTLNMLGQIERELSLAEIKDGIAVVNPTADINSDKANDF from the coding sequence ATGACCGCGCAGACTAACAACGGCGAAACCATGATTACAAGAACTTTTATATTATTAATTGTCGCCATCTCCTTGGCGAGCTGCGGCTCTACGCCCACCAAACCGCTTAAATCACGACAAAGTAGCAGCGAAAAATACACCATTAGACCGCGCCCCAATGTTAGCCCACAGCAAGAATTTAACGCCGCCACAGTAAACATCGACACGGCAGAGCAATGGCTTGCTAACGCCAAAACGATGGACACTCAAGACTCTGCGGAACTATTGCTACGAGCAGCAGAAGTGCTTCTGCGGGAAGGAGAACTTGCCCGTGCTGATGACGTTGTTGGCGAGCTCATTAGCCCAGAACTCAACCCAGACCAAGCACTGCGCTTAGCGCTTATTCGAGCACGCGTACTACGTGGTCATGCAGAATTTCAACAAGCGCTTGCAGAATTATCAGACTCAATAGTAGAAAAAGCTGTGCTTGACGCGCCCATTCGTCGACAAATGCAATATAGCCAGCTTCGCGCCTCCCTCTACGAAATCGAAGGCGACCACCTATCCGCAGCACGTGAAAGAATTTTCATAGACCCATTGCTCAGCCCCAGCCAACAACCGTTCAACAGGGAGTCCATATGGGCATCCTTAATGCAAATACCAACTACAGTATTAGCAAACAATATTAACAGCGCCACCAATAAAGACTACATAGGCTGGCTGGAGCTCGCCTCTATAGCAAAAGACAACCAAAACAATATTGAAGCTCAAGTGCAGCAACGAGATACTTGGCTCCGGAACTGGCCAAAACACCCCGCACACGACTCACTTCCCGGCGGCCTAGACAAACTCAATGATTTAATTATTGAAAGACCTAGCCAAGTCGCATTAATCCTTCCCGTAACAGGAAGGCTTGCAGCCTATGGCAAAGCAATCCGCGATGGTTTTTTTGCCGCTTATTACGACACGCTCACTCAGGGCGGGAATGTACCTCAAATCAATCAATACGACAGCAATACCGACGACATTAATTCGCTCTACCAAGCCGCTATAAATAAAGGCAACAAGCTTATTATTGGCCCTCTAGAGAAGGAAAACTTAAGCGCACTCGCCTCACGCCACACGAACTCAATGACCGTTCCCACACTCGCCCTAAACCGAATTGATGGCCAGAACTTTCCCAGTGGCTTATACCAGTTTGGACTCAACCCAGAAGAAGAGGCCGAACAAATTGCCGAGATTGCCGCGAAAAAAGGCTATGTCCGCGCGTTAATTCTTAGCCCCGAGGGCGCATGGGGGCAAAAAGTGGCCAACGCCTTTGCCGAACGCTGGCGCAACCTAAATGGCAAGATAGTTGCTAACCAAACCTTCGACACCACAAAAAACAACTACTCAGAACAAATAAAATCCACACTGCAAATAGACCGTAGCCAACAGCGTTTAAAACGCCTTCAACAAATTATAGGTATACGCCCCGACTACGAGCCCTATCGTCGCTCTGACGTTGATTTTATTTTCCTACTCGCACGACCCAACGAAGGTCGCGCCATAAAACCACTGCTTGCCTACCACTATGCAGGCGACATTCCGGTTTATGCCACCTCCCACATCTACAGAGGCAACAATGCCCCTGGAAAAGACCAAGATATCAACGGCGTACGCTTTATCGACATTCCTTGGATTTTTGATGAGAATTCTACGATTCGTCAAGATATTAGCGCCGGCATCCCATCTAGTCCTCGCTACGAGCGTATGTACGCACTGGGTGTTGATAGCTTTAGACTGCACCTCCGTTTAAAACAACTGCAAAATGGCGCTAGCGGGCAAGTATTTGGAGAGACAGGAACCCTGACACTTAATATGCTTGGACAAATTGAACGTGAACTTTCATTAGCTGAAATTAAAGATGGCATTGCGGTAGTTAACCCTACTGCGGATATAAACAGCGATAAGGCTAATGATTTTTAA
- the rsmI gene encoding 16S rRNA (cytidine(1402)-2'-O)-methyltransferase has translation MDNAATLYVVATPIGNLADMVPRAVEVLQTVALIAAEDTRHSRVLLNHFDINTPLCAYHDHSNSFELERLMVHLREGKNLALISDAGTPLVSDPGYRLVDQALQEGIKVVPIPGACAVIAALSVAGLPSNRFMFEGFLPAKQHARLAVLKSLQREQRTMIFYEAPHRIRESLADISAAMGGERTVVMAREITKLYETVKRLPAAELYEWVSADSNQQRGECVILIEGFKGDIDIPAEVIDTLNVLRAELPLKQAASLCAKISGLKKNRLYQYGLDFPLDRGV, from the coding sequence GTGGATAATGCCGCCACCCTCTACGTTGTTGCCACACCGATTGGTAATTTAGCGGATATGGTACCCCGAGCTGTAGAGGTCCTACAAACAGTAGCGCTCATTGCCGCCGAAGATACTCGCCATAGCAGGGTTTTACTTAATCATTTTGACATAAATACGCCACTCTGTGCTTATCACGACCATAGTAATAGCTTCGAGCTTGAGCGCCTAATGGTTCATTTGCGTGAAGGCAAAAATCTAGCGTTAATCTCAGACGCGGGCACGCCCCTGGTTTCTGATCCTGGCTATCGTTTAGTAGATCAAGCACTGCAGGAAGGGATAAAAGTCGTTCCCATTCCCGGTGCGTGCGCGGTGATTGCAGCTTTAAGTGTGGCTGGTTTACCCTCAAATAGGTTTATGTTTGAAGGGTTCTTGCCTGCCAAGCAGCACGCTCGATTAGCGGTGCTGAAAAGCTTGCAGCGAGAGCAAAGGACAATGATATTTTATGAGGCACCGCATAGAATACGTGAGAGTTTGGCGGATATTAGTGCTGCAATGGGTGGTGAACGTACGGTGGTGATGGCGCGGGAAATAACTAAATTGTATGAAACTGTAAAGCGTTTGCCCGCCGCTGAATTGTATGAGTGGGTGAGTGCGGACAGTAATCAGCAGCGCGGCGAGTGTGTAATATTAATAGAAGGGTTTAAAGGGGATATTGATATACCTGCAGAGGTTATTGATACCCTTAATGTTTTGCGGGCGGAGCTGCCGCTTAAGCAAGCTGCTAGCTTGTGTGCCAAAATCAGTGGTCTTAAAAAGAACCGTTTATATCAATATGGTTTGGATTTCCCGCTGGATCGAGGTGTATAA
- the mraZ gene encoding division/cell wall cluster transcriptional repressor MraZ: MFLGSHTITMDSKGRLAIPAKIRDALMSACEGRLVITAHTEERCLLVYPEPQWLDLLPKIEALPNIHRKARLAQRLLLGYATPLEMDGNGRVLLSQPLRDYADLDKKLLLVGQGKKLELWSESGWFEWLGAAGEGEMPEEMLSLSL; encoded by the coding sequence ATGTTCCTTGGTAGTCACACAATCACAATGGATAGTAAGGGGCGCTTGGCGATACCAGCCAAAATTCGCGACGCCTTAATGTCCGCGTGTGAGGGTCGTTTAGTGATTACGGCTCATACCGAGGAGCGGTGCTTGCTGGTTTATCCCGAGCCGCAGTGGCTTGATTTGCTTCCAAAGATAGAGGCGCTTCCTAATATTCATCGTAAAGCGCGCCTCGCTCAGCGTTTATTGTTGGGTTATGCCACGCCGTTAGAAATGGATGGCAATGGTCGTGTGCTGCTGTCCCAGCCTTTGCGGGATTATGCTGATCTAGATAAAAAGTTGCTGCTTGTGGGGCAGGGTAAGAAATTAGAGCTGTGGAGTGAATCTGGCTGGTTTGAATGGCTGGGTGCAGCTGGGGAGGGAGAAATGCCAGAAGAAATGTTGTCCCTTTCCCTTTAG
- the rsmH gene encoding 16S rRNA (cytosine(1402)-N(4))-methyltransferase RsmH, whose translation MEQHLTVLLNEAVESLVTDTDGSYVDGTFGRGGHSRLVLSRLSSTGSLLGIDKDPQAIAEGEQLEIDDSRFRIARGSFAELSDLAEHVKFARPFTGVLLDLGVSSPQLDQAERGFSFMRDGDLDMRMDTDNGLSAAEWIATAEESEMVKVLRDYGEERFAKRIVRAIIAAREEAPITRTLQLAKIVSEANPAWEKHKHPATRSFQAIRIFINDELTDLERLLGNVVDQLAVGGRLVVISFHSLEDRMVKRFMRRQSEGDDVPAYIPVTESQRNRRLKIIGKAIKASEQEIEMNPRSRSAVMRVAEKLA comes from the coding sequence TTGGAACAACATTTAACCGTACTGCTAAATGAGGCTGTTGAGTCTTTGGTGACGGATACCGACGGAAGCTATGTTGATGGCACGTTTGGTCGGGGCGGACATAGCCGTTTGGTTTTGTCGAGATTATCATCAACTGGCAGTTTGCTGGGAATAGATAAGGATCCTCAGGCAATTGCTGAAGGGGAGCAGTTGGAGATTGATGACTCGCGATTTCGTATAGCACGGGGTTCTTTTGCTGAGTTATCGGATCTTGCAGAGCACGTTAAGTTTGCAAGACCGTTTACAGGTGTATTGCTTGATTTGGGTGTGTCTTCACCACAGTTAGACCAGGCTGAACGTGGCTTCAGCTTCATGCGTGATGGTGACTTGGATATGCGCATGGATACCGATAATGGCTTGAGTGCGGCGGAGTGGATTGCCACTGCGGAAGAGTCGGAGATGGTGAAAGTACTGCGAGATTACGGTGAGGAGCGTTTTGCAAAGCGAATTGTGCGAGCAATTATCGCAGCGCGAGAAGAGGCTCCAATTACTCGCACATTACAGTTGGCCAAAATTGTTAGTGAAGCAAACCCTGCTTGGGAGAAGCATAAGCACCCAGCAACGAGAAGTTTTCAGGCAATTCGAATTTTTATAAATGACGAGCTGACAGATTTAGAGCGTTTGTTGGGTAATGTGGTGGATCAGCTTGCTGTAGGTGGGCGCTTGGTGGTGATTAGTTTTCACTCACTGGAAGATCGTATGGTTAAGCGATTCATGCGTCGGCAGTCTGAGGGTGATGATGTACCTGCATATATACCCGTTACTGAAAGTCAGCGTAATCGTCGTTTGAAAATAATTGGCAAAGCGATTAAAGCATCAGAACAAGAGATTGAGATGAACCCTAGGTCGCGAAGTGCGGTGATGCGAGTGGCTGAAAAACTGGCTTAA
- the ftsL gene encoding cell division protein FtsL: protein MLEKKQRISSKKRYRAEDSVPAPIGGVAVPLFILLVLISCVAVVQSSHKSRKLFGQLQDLRREAMVLEEDWGRLLLEQSTWASPDRVQDLAVQKLKMQAPKAREVKMVGGYGKAG from the coding sequence ATGTTGGAAAAAAAACAGCGCATCTCGAGCAAAAAAAGATATAGGGCAGAGGACAGTGTGCCGGCTCCCATTGGCGGGGTGGCAGTGCCATTGTTTATTTTGTTAGTGCTTATTTCTTGTGTCGCCGTGGTTCAGAGTTCGCATAAAAGCAGGAAGTTGTTTGGTCAGCTACAAGATTTACGACGGGAAGCAATGGTGCTTGAAGAGGACTGGGGACGATTGTTACTTGAGCAGAGTACATGGGCTTCGCCAGATCGAGTGCAAGATCTGGCGGTTCAGAAATTAAAAATGCAAGCGCCTAAAGCGCGGGAAGTGAAAATGGTTGGGGGTTATGGGAAAGCAGGTTAA
- a CDS encoding peptidoglycan D,D-transpeptidase FtsI family protein: MGKQVKAPISPWRFRMVVGALLLLALLLVWRTLTLQVLDVDRGYEFLQGQGNARTNRTELIPAHRGMISDRNGEPLAVSTPVASIWANPKELKNAKGEWARLAASLDMKTEDLSRRIDRYRNSQFMYLRRHMAPGVAKQVMQMKIPGVYLQREYRRFYPAGEVTSHVLGFTDIDDRGQEGLELAYDEWLNGTPGRKQVLKDLYGNIIREIDAGEAARPGKDVQLSIDLRLQYLAYKELKTAIAKTGAKAGSVVIIDSENGEVLAMVNQPSFNPNNRSQLVPDAMRNRAVIDMFEPGSTVKPLTIVAGLESGKYKPETIINTNPGYIKVGPKLLEDHRNYGSISVAQILKKSSQVGTTKIALSLDEHDVWGVFNRFGLGRSTGSGFPGESNGLLPNRPNWRPIERATFAFGYGLTVTNLQLAQAYSVLANRGMFQQVSLLKRTEKPVKQQVISAKIARQIVDMLEGVTELGGTATRAQVDAYRIAGKTGTSHKAIAGGYAEDRYFALFAGVAPASNPRIVAVVTIDEPRGDYFGGLVAAPVFSKVVSDALRLLNVAPDNLEPEAPKPKVKRDSAA, from the coding sequence ATGGGAAAGCAGGTTAAAGCACCTATTTCACCGTGGCGTTTCCGTATGGTTGTGGGAGCGCTGCTTTTGCTCGCCCTGCTTTTGGTGTGGCGAACTCTAACTTTGCAGGTGTTGGATGTTGATCGCGGTTATGAGTTCTTACAGGGTCAGGGGAATGCGCGCACCAATCGTACTGAGCTAATACCTGCGCATAGAGGAATGATTTCCGATCGTAATGGCGAACCTCTTGCGGTAAGTACCCCCGTTGCATCAATTTGGGCAAATCCGAAAGAATTGAAGAATGCAAAGGGTGAGTGGGCACGTCTTGCTGCTAGCCTTGATATGAAAACAGAGGATTTGTCGCGTCGTATTGATCGTTATCGCAATAGTCAATTTATGTATTTGCGTCGCCATATGGCGCCGGGTGTGGCCAAGCAGGTCATGCAGATGAAGATACCTGGAGTGTATTTGCAGCGAGAATACCGTCGTTTTTATCCTGCAGGAGAAGTGACGTCGCATGTACTTGGTTTTACAGATATTGATGATCGTGGCCAAGAGGGCTTAGAGCTGGCATACGATGAATGGCTTAATGGTACGCCAGGAAGAAAACAGGTCCTAAAAGATTTATACGGCAATATCATTAGGGAGATAGATGCCGGTGAGGCGGCTAGGCCGGGTAAAGATGTCCAGCTAAGTATAGATCTGAGATTGCAGTATCTCGCCTATAAAGAGCTTAAAACGGCAATTGCAAAAACCGGCGCTAAGGCCGGTTCGGTCGTTATTATCGACAGTGAAAATGGCGAAGTGCTGGCGATGGTTAATCAGCCTTCTTTTAATCCGAATAATCGCAGCCAGCTGGTTCCCGATGCAATGCGTAATCGTGCTGTTATCGATATGTTTGAACCCGGCTCGACCGTGAAGCCATTAACAATTGTTGCGGGTTTAGAAAGTGGTAAATACAAGCCCGAAACCATAATTAATACCAACCCTGGTTACATCAAGGTTGGTCCAAAGCTGCTTGAGGATCATAGGAATTATGGTTCGATATCCGTTGCTCAGATATTAAAAAAATCAAGCCAAGTTGGTACTACCAAGATTGCACTTTCTTTGGATGAGCATGATGTGTGGGGTGTATTTAACCGCTTCGGGCTTGGTCGTTCTACGGGTTCGGGTTTTCCTGGAGAAAGTAATGGGCTGTTGCCTAATCGGCCTAATTGGCGGCCTATTGAGCGAGCCACCTTTGCGTTTGGATATGGTCTTACAGTAACAAATTTACAGCTTGCACAGGCATATTCGGTATTAGCAAACAGGGGTATGTTCCAGCAGGTATCGTTATTAAAACGCACCGAAAAGCCGGTAAAGCAGCAAGTGATTTCTGCAAAAATTGCACGTCAAATTGTCGATATGCTTGAGGGAGTTACCGAGCTGGGGGGGACTGCAACAAGAGCTCAAGTGGATGCTTATCGTATAGCTGGAAAAACAGGAACCTCGCATAAAGCGATAGCCGGAGGTTATGCAGAGGATCGCTATTTTGCTTTGTTTGCAGGGGTTGCGCCGGCAAGTAACCCTCGCATTGTAGCGGTTGTCACCATCGATGAACCTCGGGGAGATTATTTTGGTGGTCTAGTAGCGGCGCCGGTATTTTCCAAAGTGGTTTCAGATGCGCTGCGCCTTTTAAATGTTGCTCCGGATAATCTTGAGCCGGAAGCCCCTAAGCCAAAAGTGAAGAGGGACTCTGCAGCGTGA
- a CDS encoding UDP-N-acetylmuramoyl-L-alanyl-D-glutamate--2,6-diaminopimelate ligase, translating into MTEQQDYTVPRLLGDLLPGLSAEVAAVPVTGLALDSRNVRPGDVFLAVNGHSVDGRDYIKSAIQSGAVAVVADAPFDAAQWSLPVIVVEDLSAKLSDIAGQFFDHPSSQLKLIGITGTNGKTSCAWMVAQLLEVIGEPCGLIGTLGNGRFGRLNSGNNTTPDAVSVQALLSDWRDGGAGWAAMEVSSHGLAQHRVAALQFTAAVFTNLTQDHLDYHGSMEAYGEEKSRLFRWSDLQLAVINRDDEFGRQLIKRSKAQRVVDFSVFDNRAMVYAEDVHCDMEGIRARLLSAWGDLTIKSSLLGGFNLSNLLAAITVLLGLGVPAKKIEAALPSLKPVPGRMECLRSADNVLVVVDYAHTPDALQKVLETLRPIIDGQIISVMGCGGDRDKSKRPLMGAIVEQYSDRVWVTNDNPRTESADAIVADICEGMRKQPAVELERDVAINTAIRTAKPGDAVLLAGKGHENYQEIAGRRLPFSDLQCARLALAARSAL; encoded by the coding sequence ATGACTGAGCAACAGGATTATACGGTGCCGCGATTGTTGGGTGACTTACTGCCTGGCTTGTCTGCGGAAGTGGCTGCAGTGCCGGTAACTGGCTTAGCTCTGGACAGCCGTAACGTGCGACCTGGTGATGTGTTTCTAGCTGTGAATGGCCACAGTGTGGACGGTCGCGATTATATAAAATCCGCTATTCAATCAGGGGCTGTCGCTGTTGTTGCTGACGCGCCGTTTGATGCTGCACAGTGGTCTTTGCCGGTAATTGTTGTTGAAGATTTATCTGCCAAGTTAAGTGATATCGCTGGACAATTTTTTGATCACCCTTCGTCACAATTGAAGCTAATCGGTATTACTGGAACAAACGGAAAAACCAGCTGCGCATGGATGGTTGCACAGTTATTGGAGGTGATTGGAGAGCCTTGTGGATTAATAGGCACGTTGGGCAACGGGAGGTTCGGTCGTTTAAACAGTGGTAATAACACCACGCCTGATGCCGTGTCGGTACAGGCATTATTAAGTGATTGGCGAGATGGCGGTGCCGGCTGGGCAGCGATGGAAGTTTCCTCACACGGTTTGGCTCAGCACCGAGTAGCTGCACTGCAATTTACAGCGGCTGTGTTTACCAATTTGACGCAAGACCACCTCGATTACCACGGTTCTATGGAAGCCTATGGAGAGGAAAAATCACGATTGTTTCGCTGGTCTGATTTGCAGTTGGCGGTGATTAATCGTGATGATGAATTTGGCCGGCAGTTAATTAAAAGATCAAAGGCTCAGCGAGTTGTAGACTTCAGCGTATTTGATAATCGGGCAATGGTATACGCCGAGGATGTGCACTGCGATATGGAGGGTATTCGTGCGCGCTTACTAAGCGCGTGGGGCGACCTAACGATTAAGTCATCTTTACTTGGCGGTTTTAATCTTTCTAACTTATTGGCTGCGATTACGGTGTTACTTGGTCTGGGCGTTCCAGCTAAAAAGATTGAGGCGGCATTGCCCTCGTTAAAGCCGGTGCCGGGACGAATGGAATGTTTACGGTCTGCAGATAATGTTCTTGTGGTTGTTGATTACGCACATACCCCAGATGCTTTGCAAAAAGTATTAGAAACTTTACGTCCAATTATTGATGGGCAGATTATTAGTGTAATGGGCTGTGGTGGCGATAGGGATAAATCAAAGCGGCCGTTAATGGGGGCTATTGTCGAGCAATATTCGGATCGAGTTTGGGTAACAAACGATAACCCTAGAACCGAGTCGGCAGATGCGATTGTTGCAGATATTTGCGAGGGGATGCGTAAGCAACCAGCGGTAGAGTTAGAACGAGATGTAGCAATAAATACGGCTATTCGAACTGCTAAGCCAGGTGATGCTGTGCTACTGGCAGGTAAGGGGCATGAAAATTACCAAGAAATAGCAGGGCGACGTTTGCCTTTTAGTGACCTCCAATGTGCGCGATTGGCCTTGGCAGCGAGGTCAGCATTGTGA
- a CDS encoding UDP-N-acetylmuramoyl-tripeptide--D-alanyl-D-alanine ligase — protein sequence MCAIGLGSEVSIVIVPMTLQQLAMCTSGTLCGENVQFHGVSTDSRQLDKDDLFVALSGESFNGNQFVEVAKIKGASAALVSEATDSIPSVLVADCRHAFGLMARENRRQFTGALVAVTGSSGKTSTKEMLASIFSQCGEVFATRGNLNNEIGVPLSLLAIEKKHRFAVIEMGAAKQGDIAYLCEFAEPDIAILTNAQPAHIAGFLSLEGVAKTKGEIFRGLPKHGLAVINADDTFCEYWQENAAHVKQCLFSLVREDVDVFARDIDLSVPGTVKFELVSFKGKAIVCMPLSGRHMVANALAAAAASLSAGVSLSDVVAGLEAMKGVSGRLLRREIAGVAVIDDSYNANPGSVRAAIDVLASSEGRKILVMGHMGELGSEAGLRHREIAAYARENKLDALFVVGDFASLMADEFGQQSFAFANKQEMILMMNVFVKAGDTVLVKGSRSAGMEDVVDALSSELLGRNS from the coding sequence ATGTGCGCGATTGGCCTTGGCAGCGAGGTCAGCATTGTGATTGTGCCAATGACTTTGCAGCAGCTTGCAATGTGCACATCAGGAACGCTGTGTGGTGAGAATGTTCAATTCCATGGGGTGTCAACAGATAGTCGCCAATTGGATAAAGACGATTTATTTGTGGCCTTGTCGGGTGAGAGTTTTAACGGCAATCAATTTGTTGAAGTAGCAAAAATTAAAGGAGCTAGCGCAGCATTAGTTTCTGAGGCAACGGATAGTATTCCCAGTGTGCTAGTTGCTGATTGTCGTCATGCTTTTGGTTTAATGGCCAGAGAAAATCGTCGACAATTTACTGGTGCGTTGGTAGCCGTTACTGGAAGTAGCGGCAAGACCAGTACCAAGGAAATGTTAGCGAGTATTTTTTCTCAGTGTGGAGAGGTATTTGCCACCCGAGGGAATTTGAATAATGAAATTGGCGTGCCTTTAAGTTTGCTTGCTATAGAGAAAAAGCATCGTTTCGCTGTTATTGAAATGGGTGCAGCGAAACAAGGTGATATTGCCTATTTGTGTGAATTTGCAGAGCCCGACATCGCGATTTTAACCAATGCGCAACCTGCGCATATTGCTGGTTTTTTATCGCTGGAAGGTGTGGCGAAGACCAAGGGTGAGATATTTCGCGGTTTGCCCAAGCATGGCCTTGCGGTCATAAATGCTGATGATACGTTTTGCGAATATTGGCAAGAAAATGCCGCGCATGTAAAGCAGTGTCTATTCAGCCTTGTGCGGGAGGATGTAGATGTGTTTGCGCGTGATATCGACTTAAGTGTGCCCGGTACGGTTAAATTTGAATTGGTGAGTTTCAAAGGTAAAGCAATAGTATGTATGCCGCTTTCAGGCAGGCATATGGTTGCCAATGCATTGGCCGCCGCTGCGGCGTCATTATCCGCTGGGGTTAGTCTAAGTGACGTTGTTGCCGGTCTAGAGGCAATGAAAGGCGTTAGTGGTCGCTTATTGCGCAGAGAGATTGCTGGAGTGGCAGTAATTGATGATAGCTACAATGCAAACCCTGGCTCTGTGCGGGCAGCAATTGATGTGCTGGCTAGTAGTGAAGGTAGAAAAATACTGGTTATGGGGCATATGGGCGAGCTTGGTTCAGAAGCTGGTTTACGACACCGAGAGATCGCAGCCTATGCGCGAGAAAATAAACTTGATGCCCTATTTGTTGTTGGTGATTTCGCATCATTAATGGCTGATGAGTTTGGTCAGCAGAGTTTCGCATTTGCGAATAAACAAGAAATGATATTAATGATGAACGTTTTTGTAAAAGCAGGGGATACCGTCTTAGTGAAAGGGTCGCGAAGTGCGGGAATGGAAGACGTGGTTGATGCCCTTTCATCTGAATTGCTAGGGAGGAATAGCTAA
- the mraY gene encoding phospho-N-acetylmuramoyl-pentapeptide-transferase has product MLLFLFEYLSQHVSGFAVFQYLSFRGILGVLTALAISLLVGPVMIRKLNYYQIGQAVRDDGPQSHLSKSGTPTMGGALILVAIFTSTLLWSDLRNPFVWTVLLVTAIFGAVGWVDDYRKVIERNPRGLPARWKYFWQSVAGLGAAIFLYMIADSPVDTQLFFPFFKNVSWQMGAFFIVLTYFVIVGSSNAVNLTDGLDGLAILPTVMVGAALGLIAYLTGNIKFAEYLHIPYVAGAGELIVICGALAGAGLGFLWFNTYPAQVFMGDVGALALGATLGTVAVITRHEIVFFIMGGIFVLETVSVILQVASFKLTGRRIFRMAPIHHHFELKGWPEPRVIVRFWIITVVLVLFGLATLKLR; this is encoded by the coding sequence ATGTTGCTATTTCTTTTTGAGTATTTAAGTCAGCACGTAAGTGGCTTTGCGGTTTTTCAATACCTGAGTTTTCGCGGGATTCTTGGTGTGTTGACGGCGTTGGCGATTTCTTTGTTAGTCGGCCCAGTGATGATTCGAAAATTAAATTATTATCAAATCGGTCAAGCCGTACGTGATGATGGTCCGCAATCTCATTTAAGTAAGTCTGGCACTCCTACCATGGGTGGCGCATTGATACTGGTCGCGATTTTTACTAGTACATTACTTTGGTCTGATTTACGAAACCCCTTTGTATGGACGGTATTGCTTGTTACTGCGATATTTGGTGCAGTCGGTTGGGTTGATGATTACCGCAAGGTGATTGAGCGGAATCCACGAGGACTTCCTGCTAGATGGAAATATTTTTGGCAGAGTGTAGCTGGATTAGGCGCTGCCATTTTTCTTTATATGATTGCCGATAGTCCTGTAGACACACAATTGTTTTTCCCGTTTTTTAAAAATGTAAGTTGGCAGATGGGCGCGTTTTTTATTGTGCTAACGTATTTTGTGATTGTTGGGTCAAGTAATGCCGTTAATTTAACAGATGGTTTAGATGGCTTGGCGATACTTCCTACCGTCATGGTAGGGGCCGCTTTGGGTTTGATTGCCTATTTAACAGGAAACATAAAATTTGCCGAGTATTTGCATATTCCTTATGTGGCTGGGGCTGGTGAATTGATTGTGATTTGTGGCGCACTGGCAGGTGCCGGACTTGGTTTTTTATGGTTTAACACCTACCCCGCGCAAGTGTTTATGGGGGATGTTGGGGCGCTGGCATTGGGAGCGACACTTGGCACCGTGGCGGTGATTACCCGCCATGAAATAGTATTTTTTATCATGGGTGGCATTTTTGTTTTAGAAACAGTGTCGGTGATATTACAGGTTGCTTCCTTCAAGTTGACAGGTAGGCGCATTTTTAGGATGGCGCCTATACATCATCATTTTGAATTAAAAGGGTGGCCGGAGCCCAGGGTAATCGTCCGGTTTTGGATAATCACAGTCGTGTTGGTGTTATTCGGCTTGGCAACATTAAAACTTCGATGA